The following proteins are co-located in the Carassius auratus strain Wakin chromosome 7, ASM336829v1, whole genome shotgun sequence genome:
- the LOC113105737 gene encoding H(+)/Cl(-) exchange transporter 5-like, with translation MDNGGFCDDNYQSGSSDDELVDISEVTVDFSEDVPPLDRDYSAGHCKEEWRPNNSPKLMDLLDDTVSGIGTYEDFNTIDWVREKSKDRDRHREIANKSKQSTVALLFSISDAFSGWLLMLLIGLMSGALAGGIDIAAHWMTDLKEGVCLNGFWFNHEHCCWASNETTFQERDKCPQWKSWAELMIGVSEGPGLYVVNYFMYVCWALLFAFLAVILVRAFAPYACGSGIPEIKTILSGFIIRGYLGKWTLIIKTITLVLAVSSGLSLGKEGPLVHVACCCANILCHFFTKYRRNEAKKREVLSAASAVGVSVAFGAPIGGVLFSLEEVSYYFPLKTLWRSFFAALVAAFTLRSINPFGNSRLVLFYVEFHTPWHLLELIPFVLLGIFGGLWGAFFIRANIAWCRLRKNTSLGRYPVLEVVVVALLTALLAFPIEYTKMSSSELISELFNDCGLLDSSKLCGYTSNGGSTSGSVNATAANGLGARLAGPGLYTAMWQLALALVLKMVFTVVTFGMKVPSGLFIPSMAVGAIAGRLLGVCMEQLAIRHHEQDIFRGWCSPGADCITPGLYAMVGAAACLGGVTRMTVSLVVIMFELTGGLEYIVPLMAAAMTSKWVADALGRESIYEAHIRLNGYPFLEAKEEFRHKTLATDVMRPRRGDPPLSVLTESEMTVEEVERLIADTTYSGFPVVISQQSPRLVGFVLRRDLVISLENARRHQEGVVSMSPVLFTECDPPLSPSAPPAVKLRSILDLSPFTVTVHTPMEIVVDIFRKLGLRQCLVIHNGRLLGIITKKDILKHMALMANRDPDSILFN, from the exons ATGGACAACGGAGGGTTTTGCGACGATAATTATCAGAGTGGGAGCAGTGATGATGAGCTGGTGGATATTTCCGAAGTTACAGTGGACTTCAGTGAGGATGTCCCGCCTCTGGATCGAGATTACAGCGCGG GCCACTGTAAAGAAGAATGGAGGCCAAACAACAGTCCCAAGCTGATGGATCTACTGGATGACACTGTTTCTGGCATTGGCACCTATGAGGACTTCAACACCATCGACTGGGTTAGGGAGAAGTCTAAAGACCGAGATCGGCATAGAGAG ATCGCCAATAAGAGTAAGCAGTCCACAGTAGCCTTGCTCTTCAGCATCAGTGATGCCTTTTCTGGCTGGCTTCTGATGCTTCTAATTGGACTCATGTCAG GGGCCTTGGCTGGAGGTATAGACATTGCAGCTCATTGGATGACAGACCTTAAAGAGGGTGTGTGTCTGAACGGGTTTTGGTTTAATCATGAGCACTGCTGCTGGGCTTCCAATGAGACCACCTTCCAGGAAAGAGACAAGTGTCCTCAGTGGAAAAGCTGGGCAGAACTCATGATTGGAGTCAGTGAG GGGCCTGGATTGTATGTGGTGAATTATTTCATGTATGTGTGCTGGGCTCTTCTCTTCGCCTTCCTCGCAGTGATTCTGGTGCGAGCCTTTGCCCCTTATGCCTGCGGCTCAGGAATACCAGAG ATTAAGACCATCCTGAGTGGCTTTATAATTCGGGGTTACCTGGGGAAGTGGACGTTGATCATCAAGACCATCACACTGGTGCTGGCCGTCTCGTCTGGCCTCAGTCTGGGGAAAGAGGGTCCGCTGGTTCACGTAGCCTGCTGCTGCGCAAACATCCTCTGCCATTTCTTCACCAAATACCGTCGAAATGAGGCCAAGAAACGAGAG GTGTTGTCTGCAGCATCTGCAGTGGGAGTGTCTGTAGCGTTCGGTGCTCCTATTGGAGGAGTGCTTTTCAGTCTGGAAGAG GTCAGCTACTACTTTCCTCTGAAGACTCTGTGGCGTTCGTTCTTCGCTGCTCTGGTCGCAGCATTCACCCTTCGCTCCATTAATCCCTTCGGCAACAGCCGATTGGTCCTTTTCTACGTGGAGTTCCACACTCCCTGGCATCTTCTGGAACTCATACCTTTTGTGCTTTTGGGCATCTTTGGTGGCCTTTGGGGGGCTTTCTTTATTCGTGCTAACATTGCCTGGTGCCGTCTCCGAAAGAACACCAGCCTTGGACGCTACCCTGTCCTTGAGGTTGTGGTGGTCGCCCTGTTAACAGCATTACTAGCGTTCCCGATCGAGTACACCAAGATGAGCAGCAGCGAACTGATCTCAGAGCTGTTTAATGACTGTGGTCTCCTGGACTCATCGAAACTCTGCGGCTACACCAGTAACGGTGGAAGCACATCAGGAAGCGTTAATGCCACTGCTGCTAATGGTCTGGGGGCTCGGCTGGCAGGGCCGGGTCTCTATACAGCTATGTGGCAGCTAGCTCTCGCTCTGGTCTTAAAGATGGTCTTCACTGTGGTTACATTTGGCATGAAG GTGCCCTCAGGTTTATTCATACCCAGTATGGCGGTTGGGGCCATAGCAGGCCGACTTCTTGGAGTGTGCATGGAGCAACTGGCCATACGCCACCACGAACAGGACATTTTCAGAGGCTGGTGCTCTCCAGGGGCCGACTGCATCACGCCGGGTCTGTACGCCATGGTGGGCGCAGCAGCCTGTCTGG GTGGTGTGACCCGTATGACTGTCTCTCTGGTGGTCATTATGTTCGAGCTGACGGGAGGTTTAGAGTACATCGTGCCCCTCATGGCTGCCGCCATGACCAGCAAATGGGTCGCAGACGCTCTGGGTCGTGAAAGCATCTACGAGGCCCACATCCGCCTCAACGGTTACCCTTTCCTGGAGGCAAAAGAAGAATTCCGTCACAAGACTCTTGCCACAGATGTGATGCGTCCACGGCGGGGCGACCCACCGCTGTCTGTGCTGACGGAGAGTGAGATGACTGTAGAGGAGGTGGAGAGACTCATCGCAGACACCACCTACAGCGGCTTTCCTGTGGTGATCTCCCAGCAGTCTCCCAGATTGGTGGGCTTCGTGTTGAGGAGGGATCTGGTCATATCCTTAG AAAATGCCCGGCGGCATCAGGAGGGTGTGGTCAGCATGTCTCCCGTCCTGTTCACTGAATGTGATCCACCCCTGTCACCCAGTGCTCCTCCTGCAGTCAAACTGCGCAGCATCTTAGACCTCAGCCCCTTTACGGTCACTGTGCACACGCCCATGGAAATCGTAGTGGACATCTTCCGCAAGCTCGGCCTGCGGCAGTGCCTCGTCATTCATAACGG GCGCTTGCTGGGAATCATCACTAAAAAGGACATTCTTAAACACATGGCGCTGATGGCCAACAGAGACCCGGATTCAATCCTCTTCAACTGA
- the LOC113105738 gene encoding glycogen phosphorylase, muscle form — MSKPLTDQEKRKQISVRGLAGVENVADLKTNFNRHLHFTLVKDRNVATKRDYYFALAHTVRDHLVGRWIRTQQHYYEKDPKRVYYLSLEFYMGRTLQNTMVNLALENACDEAIYQLGLDMEELQDMEEDAGLGNGGLGRLAACFLDSMATLGLAAYGYGIRYEFGIFNQKIVNGWQVEEADDWLRYGNPWEKARPEYMRPVHFYGRVEHHPDGVKWVDTQVVLALPYDTPVPGYRNNIVNTMRLWSAKAPCEFHLKDFNVGGYIQAVLDKNLAENISRVLYPNDNFFEGKELRLKQEYFVVAATLQDIIRRFKASKFGSTEVVRMDLTTLPDKVAIQLNDTHPAMAIPELMRILVDDEKLPWDTAWDITVRTCAYTNHTVLPEALERWPVDLFQNLLPRHLEIIYEINRRHLERISALYPGDDDRLRRMSLVEEYGQKKINMAHLCIVGSHAVNGVAQIHSDIIKDTVFKDFYEVDPQKFQNKTNGITPRRWLVMCNPGLAEVIAERIGEDYIRDLSQLKNLLKFVDDDALIRDIAKVKQENKMKFAVQLEEQYKVKINPNSMFDVQVKRIHEYKRQLLNCLHIVTLYNRIKKDPSKAWTPRTIMIGGKAAPGYHTAKMIIKLITAIGEVVNNDIVVGDRLKVIYLENYKVTLAEKVIPASDLSEQISTAGTEASGTGNMKFMLNGALTIGTMDGANVEMAEEAGEENLFIFGMRVKDVEALDKKGYDAMEYYNRIPELKQVMDQISGGFFSPGEPDQFKDIVKILMQHDRFKVFADYEDYIKCQDKVSALYKNTKEWTKMVIHNIAGCGKFSSDRTIGQYAREIWGMEPSLEKIAAPDDPR; from the exons ATGTCCAAGCCTCTGACGGACCAAGAGAAAAGGAAGCAAATTTCCGTGCGAGGTCTCGCCGGGGTTGAAAACGTCGCAGACCTCAAGACCAATTTTAATCGCCATCTGCACTTTACGTTGGTTAAGGACCGTAATGTTGCAACGAAGCGCGACTACTACTTCGCCCTGGCGCACACAGTCCGCGACCATTTGGTGGGAAGATGGATCCGGACGCAACAGCATTACTACGAGAAAGACCCTAAA CGTGTGTACTATCTCTCTCTGGAATTCTACATGGGACGGACACTTCAAAACACCATGGTAAACTTAGCTTTGGAGAATGCCTGTGACGAGGCCATCTATCAG CTGGGTCTGGATATGGAGGAGCTGCAGGACATGGAGGAGGATGCTGGCCTGGGAAACGGAGGCCTTGGTCGACTCGCAG CTTGCTTCCTGGACTCCATGGCAACCTTGGGCCTGGCAGCGTATGGATATGGAATCCGCTATGAGTTTGGAATCTTTAATCAGAAAATCGTGAATGGCTGGCAG GTGGAGGAAGCGGATGATTGGCTGCGTTATGGCAATCCTTGGGAAAAAGCCCGGCCTGAATACATGCGACCTGTGCATTTCTATGGTCGAGTGGAACACCACCCTGATGGAGTGAAATGGGTGGACACACAG GTGGTCCTTGCCCTTCCCTATGACACACCTGTCCCAGGATACAGAAACAACATTGTTAACACAATGAGGCTCTGGTCTGCCAAAGCTCCATGTGAATTCCACCTCAAAGACT TTAATGTTGGTGGTTATATCCAGGCCGTTCTGGACAAGAATCTCGCTGAGAACATCTCCCGTGTGCTTTACCCTAATGACAAT TTCTTTGAGGGGAAGGAGTTGCGTCTGAAGCAGGAGTATTTTGTGGTGGCTGCGACTCTCCAGGACATTATCCGCAGGTTCAAAGCCTCCAAGTTTGGCTCAACTGAGGTGGTGCGCATGGATCTGACCACACTGCCAGATAAA GTTGCTATACAACTGAATGACACTCATCCTGCGATGGCCATCCCTGAACTGATGAGAATACTGGTGGATGATGAGAAACTGCCCTGGGACACG GCTTGGGACATCACTGTGCGTACTTGCGCATATACTAACCACACTGTGTTACCAGAAGCTCTGGAACGCTGGCCTGTTGACCTGTTCCAAAACCTCCTGCCCCGTCACCTAGAGATCATCTACGAGATTAACCGACGTCACCTGGAG CGGATCTCTGCTCTGTACCCTGGTGATGATGATCGTTTGAGACGCATGTCTCTTGTTGAGGAGTACGGACAGAAGAAGATCAACATGGCTCATCTCTGCATCGTTGGATCTCACGCAGTTAATGGCGTGGCACAAATCCACTCGGACATTATTAAGGATactgt TTTTAAGGACTTCTATGAGGTGGACCCACAGAAGTTTCAGAACAAGACCAATGGTATCACTCCTCGTCGCTGGCTTGTCATGTGTAACCCTGGACTGGCTGAGGTTATCGCTGAG agaattGGAGAGGACTACATCCGTGACCTGAGCCAGCTGAAGAACCTCCTAAAGTTTGTGGATGATGATGCCTTAATTCGAGATATTGCCAAGGTTAAACAG GAGAATAAGATGAAATTTGCTGTGCAACTAGAAGAACAATACAAGGTGAAGATTAACCCAAACTCCATGTTTGATGTTCAAGTGAAGAGGATCCATGAATACAAAAGACAGCTGTTGAACTGTCTGCACATTGTCACCCTCTACAACC GCATCAAGAAGGACCCTAGCAAGGCCTGGACTCCTAGGACCATTATGATTGGAGGAAAG GCCGCTCCTGGGTATCACACAGCTAAGATGATCATCAAACTTATCACAGCCATTGGAGAAGTGGTAAATAATGATATTGTGGTGGGAGATCGTCTGAAAGTCATCTACCTTGAGAACTACAAGGTTACACTGGCAGAGAAAG TCATCCCTGCATCTGACCTGTCCGAGCAGATCTCCACAGCAGGAACAGAAGCTTCTGGAACAGGCAACATGAAGTTCATGCTGAATGGTGCTCTGACCATCGGCACCATGGATGGGGCTAACGTGGAGATGGCAGAAGAGGCGGGAGAAGAGAACCTCTTTATATTCGGCATGAGAGTGAAGGATGTGGAAGCTTTGGACAAGAAAGG ATATGATGCCATGGAGTATTATAACCGCATTCCAGAGCTGAAGCAAGTCATGGATCAGATCTCTGGAGGATTCTTCAGCCCTGGAGAACCTGATCAGTTTAAAGACATTGTTAAGATTCTTATGCAACATGACAG GTTCAAGGTGTTTGCTGACTACGAAGACTACATTAAATGTCAGGATAAAGTCAGCGCCTTGTATAAG AATACTAAAGAATGGACCAAAATGGTCATCCACAACATTGCTGGTTGTGGCAAATTCTCCAGCGACCGCACCATCGGCCAGTACGCTCGTGAGATCTGGGGCATGGAGCCCAGTCTGGAGAAGATCGCAGCCCCAGACGACCCCCGCTAA